The Pyrus communis chromosome 2, drPyrComm1.1, whole genome shotgun sequence genome includes a window with the following:
- the LOC137726684 gene encoding organic cation/carnitine transporter 3-like, with amino-acid sequence MADPTPFGLDPNMEDPETLRTNLLNSLDQIIEQNQSSFGWKQFLQAILVSLASLFDGQQTFISVYTDAIPTWHCSTTTTTSCTTNSNICDLADSDWSWDSTASTTIISDWSLQCSSSFIRGLPASSYFLGGVVGGFLLGTLADSSLGRKKLLLISCVTMSLASFITIFSPNVWVYSAVRFISGVGRSSISTCVLVLLMEKVGKKWRPRVGIMQFFFFTLGFLSLPLIAYLNRANSWRALYLCTSIPAVLYCLLLQFFVSESPRWLFMNGKKEEAVAILLKSAGQNYPSELKLLLVSSHEVEVDSSNTSNHPYKSMKDLFAKRWAMKRTLTVMVLGFGIGMVYYGMPLGVGSLGFNIYLSVMFNALLEIPSYPITCIILERWSRKFSVLGFCLVSGICGIVCAVVGQKGVRIGLELASFFCSRTAWNLISMFTVELFPTCVRNSATSLLRQSYVLSAVFSSMLVSVGSSNEFLSYGVFGLAIFFSGFFVGFLPDTRGGMLCDTMDEQERKENMILR; translated from the coding sequence ATCACTCTTTGATGGTCAACAAACTTTCATCAGTGTCTACACAGATGCAATCCCTACATGGCActgctccaccaccaccaccacctcatGCACCACAAACTCCAACATCTGTGACCTGGCCGACTCCGATTGGTCCTGGGATTCAACTGCCTCCACCACAATCATATCTGATTGGAGCCTCCAATGCTCTAGCTCATTCATCAGAGGCCTCCCTGCCTCCTCCTACTTCTTGGGCGGTGTGGTCGGTGGGTTCCTTCTAGGAACCCTAGCTGACTCCTCACTCGGTCGCAAGAAGCTCCTCTTGATCTCTTGTGTAACGATGTCCTTAGCTTCGTTTATCACCATTTTCTCCCCAAACGTTTGGGTTTACTCAGCAGTCAGATTCATAAGCGGGGTCGGCCGCTCCTCAATTAGTACATGTGTTCTTGTCTTGCTTATGGAAAAAGTTGGGAAGAAATGGAGGCCTAGAGTGGGAATCATgcagttttttttcttcactctCGGGTTTTTGTCACTACCACTGATTGCTTATCTCAACAGAGCTAACTCATGGAGAGCCCTGTACTTGTGCACTTCGATTCCTGCAGTTTTATACTGCTTACTGCTTCAGTTCTTTGTCAGCGAGTCTCCGAGATGGCTGTTCATGAACGGTAAAAAAGAGGAAGCTGTAGCGATACTGTTGAAATCTGCCGGACAAAATTACCCAAGTGAGTTAAAATTGTTGTTGGTCTCATCTCATGAGGTGGAGGTCGACTCTTCAAATACCAGTAATCATCCGTACAAGTCAATGAAGGACTTGTTTGCAAAAAGATGGGCTATGAAGAGAACCCTAACGGTAATGGTACTAGGGTTTGGAATCGGAATGGTGTACTATGGAATGCCATTAGGGGTTGGAAGTTTGGGGTTTAACATTTATTTGAGTGTTATGTTTAATGCTTTGTTAGAAATACCCTCGTATCCAATTACTTGCATTATATTGGAAAGATGGAGTAGGAAATTTTCAGTGCTCGGATTTTGTTTAGTGAGTGGAATTTGTGGAATTGTATGTGCAGTTGTAGGGCAAAAGGGGGTGAGAATTGGGTTGGAATTGGCTTCTTTCTTTTGCTCACGAACGGCTTGGAATCTGATTTCTATGTTCACAGTTGAGTTGTTTCCGACTTGTGTGAGGAACTCTGCTACATCTTTGCTGCGGCAGTCTTATGTGTTGAGTGCTGTTTTTAGCTCGATGTTAGTTTCTGTTGGGAGCAGCAATGAGTTTCTTTCTTACGGCGTGTTTGGATTGGCTATATTTTTTTCTGGATTTTTTGTGGGATTTTTGCCGGATACAAGAGGTGGAATGCTTTGTGACACCATGGATGAACAAGAACGCAAAGAGAATATGATTTTGAGGTGa